A section of the Buchnera aphidicola (Mindarus japonicus) genome encodes:
- a CDS encoding Cof-type HAD-IIB family hydrolase — MEYIVVSDLDGTLLNNNFQLSNFTKLVIRKLSKMGIRFIIATGRHYIDVLKFQKELGINFFSITSNGSKIYDFSGNLIFSCDLSSDVCIRLQKIRIFDKDIYTHVYKNNQWYVNGILIKNNQVNINKISTFLDIKNRKFFFSKVSKIYFTSIDIKKIKILEKEILNNFKNEVSITYSSPLCLEIMPNKISKGFALKFLSNYLKFRLKKCISFGNSLNDQEMLDISGKAYIMNNADEDLKKSLPHLKCVKNNFDDGVANFLVNFFKI, encoded by the coding sequence ATGGAATATATAGTTGTTTCAGATTTAGATGGTACGTTATTGAACAATAATTTTCAACTTTCTAACTTTACTAAGTTGGTAATAAGAAAATTAAGTAAAATGGGTATACGTTTTATAATAGCTACCGGGAGGCACTATATTGATGTATTGAAGTTTCAAAAAGAATTGGGAATTAATTTTTTTTCAATTACTTCTAATGGTTCAAAAATTTATGATTTTTCGGGTAATTTAATTTTTAGTTGTGATTTATCATCAGATGTTTGCATAAGGTTACAAAAAATAAGAATTTTTGATAAAGATATCTATACTCATGTGTATAAAAATAATCAATGGTATGTTAATGGAATACTTATCAAGAATAATCAAGTTAATATAAATAAAATTTCTACTTTTTTAGATATTAAAAATAGAAAATTTTTTTTTTCTAAAGTAAGTAAAATATATTTTACTTCTATAGATATAAAAAAAATAAAAATTTTAGAAAAAGAAATTTTAAATAATTTTAAAAATGAAGTAAGTATAACTTACTCTTCTCCTCTTTGCTTAGAAATTATGCCTAATAAAATATCTAAAGGTTTTGCTTTAAAATTTTTATCAAATTATTTAAAATTTCGCTTAAAAAAATGTATTTCTTTTGGAAATTCTTTAAATGATCAAGAAATGTTAGATATTTCTGGAAAAGCTTATATAATGAATAATGCAGATGAAGATTTAAAAAAATCTTTACCTCATTTAAAATGTGTTAAAAACAATTTTGATGATGGAGTGGCTAATTTTTTAGTTAATTTTTTTAAGATTTAA
- the metE gene encoding 5-methyltetrahydropteroyltriglutamate--homocysteine S-methyltransferase, giving the protein MTVFNHILGFPRIGSKRELKKAQEEYWSGKITKKELLFVGKKLRKENWKQQKKYGIDFLPVGDFSWYDHVLTTSMFLGNIPDRHKNSDSSIDIDTMFRIARGSAPKGKPVSASEMTKWFNTNYHYIVPEFHKNQEFSYSWNQLLEEVDEALSLGYKIKPILLGPLTYLWLGKIKGDYFNRIDLLHKILPIYKHILKELSDRGISWVQIDEPILGLELSNKWKEGFKFAYRFLGHHKNLLLTTYFEDVSLNLDLIVQLPIAGLHIDLFSGSYDLLALNKKLPEDWLLSLGVVNGRNIWKTDLLYWFEKIIQIVSKRKNIWIGSSCSLLHSPIDLNLEKNLSQEIKNWFAFALQKCFELSMLTKSLNNKDITGIKEWSELLHTRNISKFVHNKDVQHRLENLNSQSLDRKSAYAARYLEQKKALKLPIFPTTTIGSFPQTEDIRKVRRDFKNGLVTIEDYNEHIKNNIKKVILEQESLGIDVLVHGEVERNDMVEYFGENLNGFAFTDYGWVQSYGSRCVKPPIIIGDIYRTKPITVKWSKYAQSLTNKLVKGMLTGPITILCWSFPREDVSKETIAKQIALALQDEVLDLESAGIKIIQIDEPALREGLPLRKQDWKKYLSWAVKAFKLTCFGVKNTTQIHTHMCYCEFEDIMDAIVHLDADVITIETSRSDMQLLEFFKNFKYPNGIGPGVYDIHSPNVPKIEDIKNLLTKALTYISKENLWVNPDCGLKTRTWIETRKALKNMVLAAENMRLDTL; this is encoded by the coding sequence ATGACAGTATTTAATCATATACTTGGATTTCCAAGAATTGGATCAAAGAGAGAGTTAAAAAAAGCTCAAGAAGAATATTGGTCTGGTAAGATAACAAAAAAAGAATTATTATTTGTAGGAAAAAAGTTACGAAAAGAAAATTGGAAACAGCAAAAAAAATATGGAATTGATTTTTTACCTGTAGGAGATTTTTCTTGGTATGATCATGTGTTGACAACAAGCATGTTTTTGGGAAATATACCTGATCGACATAAAAATTCCGATTCTTCTATAGATATAGATACAATGTTTCGTATTGCTCGTGGTTCAGCTCCAAAAGGAAAGCCTGTTTCTGCCTCTGAAATGACAAAATGGTTTAATACTAATTATCATTATATAGTTCCTGAATTTCATAAAAATCAAGAATTTTCTTATTCTTGGAATCAATTGTTAGAAGAAGTTGATGAGGCTCTATCATTAGGATATAAAATTAAACCAATTTTATTAGGACCTTTAACATATTTATGGTTAGGGAAAATTAAAGGAGATTATTTTAATCGAATTGACTTATTACATAAAATTTTACCAATTTATAAACATATTTTAAAAGAATTATCTGATAGAGGAATTTCTTGGGTTCAGATAGATGAGCCAATTTTAGGATTAGAATTATCTAACAAATGGAAGGAAGGTTTTAAATTTGCTTATCGATTTTTAGGTCATCATAAAAATTTGTTGTTAACAACTTATTTTGAAGATGTTAGTCTTAATTTAGATTTAATAGTACAATTACCTATTGCTGGATTACACATCGATTTGTTTTCTGGTAGTTATGATTTGTTGGCTTTAAATAAAAAGTTACCTGAAGATTGGCTATTATCTTTAGGGGTGGTAAATGGAAGAAATATTTGGAAAACAGATTTACTTTACTGGTTTGAAAAAATTATTCAAATAGTAAGTAAAAGAAAAAATATTTGGATTGGCTCGTCTTGTTCATTATTGCACTCTCCTATTGATTTAAACCTTGAAAAAAATTTAAGTCAAGAAATAAAAAATTGGTTTGCTTTTGCTTTGCAAAAATGTTTTGAATTGTCTATGCTTACAAAATCTTTAAATAATAAAGATATAACTGGAATTAAAGAATGGAGTGAATTACTTCATACTAGAAATATTTCTAAATTTGTTCATAATAAAGATGTTCAACATAGGTTAGAAAACCTTAATTCTCAAAGTTTAGATAGAAAAAGTGCTTATGCAGCTCGTTATTTAGAACAAAAAAAAGCTTTAAAACTACCAATCTTTCCTACTACAACTATAGGTTCTTTTCCTCAGACAGAAGATATTAGAAAAGTAAGAAGAGATTTTAAAAATGGATTGGTTACAATTGAAGATTATAATGAACATATTAAAAATAATATAAAAAAAGTAATTTTAGAACAAGAATCATTAGGAATTGATGTATTAGTTCATGGAGAAGTTGAACGAAATGATATGGTGGAATATTTTGGGGAAAATTTAAACGGATTTGCTTTTACTGATTATGGTTGGGTGCAAAGTTATGGTTCTCGTTGTGTTAAACCTCCTATAATTATAGGAGATATCTATCGAACCAAACCCATTACTGTTAAATGGTCTAAATATGCTCAATCTTTAACTAATAAACTAGTTAAAGGAATGTTAACAGGTCCAATAACTATTTTATGTTGGTCTTTTCCTAGAGAAGATGTTTCAAAAGAAACAATAGCTAAACAAATTGCTTTAGCTTTACAAGATGAAGTGTTAGATCTAGAATCAGCGGGTATTAAAATTATTCAAATAGATGAACCGGCATTAAGGGAAGGTTTACCGTTAAGAAAACAAGATTGGAAGAAATATTTATCTTGGGCTGTCAAAGCTTTTAAATTAACATGTTTTGGTGTAAAGAATACTACTCAAATTCATACTCATATGTGTTATTGTGAATTTGAAGATATTATGGATGCTATTGTACATTTAGATGCTGATGTTATTACGATTGAAACATCTCGTTCCGATATGCAATTATTAGAATTTTTTAAAAATTTTAAGTATCCGAATGGTATTGGTCCTGGGGTATATGATATTCATTCACCTAATGTACCAAAAATTGAAGATATAAAAAATTTATTAACAAAAGCATTAACTTATATTTCAAAAGAAAATTTATGGGTTAATCCTGATTGTGGTTTAAAAACAAGAACTTGGATTGAAACGAGAAAGGCTTTAAAGAACATGGTACTTGCTGCTGAAAATATGCGGTTGGATACATTGTAA
- the purH gene encoding bifunctional phosphoribosylaminoimidazolecarboxamide formyltransferase/IMP cyclohydrolase, producing the protein MKSKNIKTALISVFDKSGIVEFSKKLIKKNIKLFSTEGTANILRKNKINVTNISDYINFPEIMDGRLKTLHYQIYAGVLYRKGIDDHIIKKYSIIPFDLVIANFYSFDEKESWKNEKMKEILKYIDIGGPAIVRAAAKNYEHISILVDNKDYLLFDKHLENNTLSINERMRLAMKAFEYTAMYEKKIFTFFKKKVTSLKKKEETFPSILNMQFFKKKNLSYGENKHQKGAFYTEKKVFSGSIGNVEKIQGKKLSLNNIYDADIALECVKEFIEPTCVIIKHGNPCGVASAENLHQAYKLAYESDSSSAFGGIIAFNKILDSVTALEILNKQFVEVIIFPDITSSALKIFKKKPNIRLLSVGYFTNKKNFLDFKSVTNGLLIQEKDQLSIDVKKWKIVTKRIPTEEEKKDAIFAWKIVKFIKSNGIVYVKNRVTLGIGAGQTSRLCSVKVANMKLLNQNKKKYNNIIMASDAFLPFSDSIKEANKLNIKTVIQPGGSIRDQEVKKEADKCHMTMIFTNFRHFKH; encoded by the coding sequence ATGAAATCAAAAAATATTAAAACTGCCTTAATTAGTGTATTTGATAAATCAGGAATTGTTGAATTTTCAAAAAAATTAATAAAAAAAAACATTAAATTATTTTCTACTGAAGGCACTGCGAATATATTAAGAAAAAATAAAATAAATGTTACAAACATTTCTGATTATATTAATTTTCCAGAAATTATGGATGGTCGATTAAAAACTTTACATTATCAAATTTATGCTGGTGTTTTATATAGAAAAGGAATAGATGATCACATTATTAAAAAATATTCTATAATTCCTTTTGATCTAGTAATAGCCAACTTTTATTCTTTTGATGAAAAAGAAAGTTGGAAAAATGAAAAAATGAAAGAAATTCTAAAATATATTGATATAGGAGGTCCAGCTATAGTTCGTGCTGCTGCTAAAAATTATGAACATATTTCAATTCTTGTAGATAATAAAGATTATTTACTATTTGATAAACATTTGGAAAATAATACATTATCTATAAATGAAAGAATGCGGTTAGCTATGAAAGCTTTTGAATACACCGCTATGTATGAAAAAAAAATATTTACTTTTTTTAAAAAAAAAGTTACTTCACTGAAAAAAAAAGAAGAAACTTTTCCATCAATATTAAATATGCAATTTTTTAAGAAAAAAAATCTTTCTTATGGAGAAAATAAACATCAAAAGGGAGCTTTTTATACAGAAAAAAAAGTTTTTTCTGGATCTATTGGAAATGTAGAAAAAATTCAAGGGAAGAAGTTATCATTAAATAATATTTATGATGCTGATATAGCTTTAGAATGTGTAAAGGAATTTATTGAACCTACTTGTGTAATAATTAAACATGGAAATCCTTGTGGTGTAGCCAGTGCAGAAAATTTACACCAAGCTTATAAATTAGCTTATGAAAGTGATTCATCTTCTGCATTTGGAGGAATTATTGCTTTTAATAAAATTTTAGATTCCGTTACTGCTTTAGAAATATTAAACAAACAATTCGTTGAAGTCATTATTTTTCCAGATATTACTTCATCTGCTTTAAAAATTTTTAAAAAAAAACCAAATATACGCTTACTTTCTGTTGGTTATTTCACAAATAAAAAAAATTTTTTAGATTTTAAGTCTGTAACAAATGGACTTTTAATTCAAGAAAAAGATCAATTATCAATTGATGTTAAAAAATGGAAAATTGTTACAAAAAGAATTCCTACCGAAGAAGAAAAAAAAGATGCTATTTTTGCTTGGAAAATAGTCAAATTTATTAAATCAAATGGCATTGTTTATGTAAAAAATAGAGTTACTTTAGGTATAGGAGCAGGACAAACAAGTAGATTATGTTCTGTTAAAGTTGCTAATATGAAATTATTAAATCAAAACAAAAAAAAATATAATAATATAATTATGGCATCTGATGCATTTTTACCTTTTTCAGATTCAATTAAAGAAGCGAATAAATTGAATATAAAAACTGTTATACAACCAGGTGGGTCTATTAGAGATCAAGAGGTAAAAAAAGAAGCTGATAAGTGTCACATGACCATGATTTTTACTAATTTTCGTCATTTTAAACACTAA
- a CDS encoding HU family DNA-binding protein, translating into MKYLIKEKKMNKAQLIDIVSEITNLPKTTTKIFLEATLSTITNSLKKGETVQLVGFGTFKVNYRSERIGRNPQTGKEIKISATKIPSFASGKSLKEAVK; encoded by the coding sequence ATGAAATATTTAATTAAGGAAAAAAAAATGAATAAAGCTCAATTAATTGATATTGTTTCTGAAATTACCAATTTACCTAAAACTACTACTAAAATTTTTTTAGAAGCCACTCTATCAACGATTACAAATTCTCTTAAAAAAGGAGAAACAGTACAGCTAGTCGGGTTTGGAACATTTAAAGTAAATTATAGATCAGAAAGAATAGGTAGAAATCCTCAAACAGGAAAAGAAATTAAAATTTCTGCAACAAAAATACCAAGCTTTGCCTCAGGTAAAAGTTTAAAAGAAGCTGTTAAATAA
- the thiC gene encoding phosphomethylpyrimidine synthase ThiC, whose product MNIIKNKKRYLARKEAKKFIDTIKSTTFPNSERVYISDNKKKISVPMKKINLTINSDHNNVCKTDKVKPKKDFILTYDTSGPYGDSTKKIDIYQGIKKTREEWINLRNDSISYTKKITSDCLNEKIKISSTLNSNTFRKAKPKFGLTQMYYAKRGIITSEMEFVAVRENLNQQKIIDKRMNQQHSGNNFKDQQHIKITSEFVRNQIALGRAIIPANINHPECEPMIIGRDFLVKINANIGNSSISSSIEEEIEKLVWATVWGADTVMDLSTGRYIKEIREYILRNSPVPIGTVPIYEALERVNGIPENLTWNIFKETIIEQAKQGVDYFTIHSGLLLDHIPMTSNRLTGIVSRGGSIIAKWCLFHQKENFLYTHFDEICEICAEYDVSISLGDGLRPGSIYDANDKAQFSELKELGKLTKIAWKRNVQVMIEGPGHVPMQMIKENMSKQIEHCQHAPFYTLGPLVTDIAPGYDHFTSGIGAALIAWFGCAMLCYVTPKEHLGLPNKEDVKAGLIAYKIAAHAADLAKGHPGAQIRDNALSKARFEFRWEDQFNLSIDPNTARTLHDESIPNKSGKTAHFCSMCGPKFCSMKISQEIRKSTISSNFNKSIKN is encoded by the coding sequence ATGAACATTATTAAAAATAAAAAACGATATCTTGCTAGAAAAGAAGCAAAAAAATTTATTGATACAATTAAAAGTACTACTTTTCCAAATTCTGAACGTGTTTATATTTCTGATAATAAAAAAAAAATATCTGTTCCGATGAAAAAAATTAATTTAACTATTAATTCTGATCATAATAATGTGTGTAAAACTGATAAAGTAAAACCAAAAAAAGATTTTATCTTAACTTACGATACATCAGGTCCTTACGGTGATAGTACAAAAAAAATTGATATATATCAGGGAATAAAAAAAACAAGAGAAGAATGGATTAATCTTAGAAATGATAGTATTTCATATACTAAAAAAATTACAAGTGATTGTTTAAATGAAAAAATAAAAATTTCTTCTACTTTAAATTCTAATACTTTTAGGAAAGCAAAACCAAAGTTTGGTTTAACTCAAATGTATTATGCTAAAAGAGGAATCATTACTTCAGAAATGGAATTTGTCGCTGTTCGAGAAAATTTAAATCAGCAAAAAATAATTGATAAACGAATGAATCAACAGCATTCTGGAAACAATTTTAAAGATCAACAACATATAAAAATTACATCTGAATTTGTTCGTAATCAAATAGCTCTTGGTCGTGCAATAATTCCAGCTAATATCAATCACCCTGAATGTGAACCTATGATTATAGGTAGAGATTTTTTGGTAAAAATAAATGCTAATATCGGAAATTCTTCAATTTCCTCTTCAATTGAAGAAGAAATTGAAAAATTAGTATGGGCAACAGTCTGGGGAGCCGATACAGTCATGGATTTATCAACAGGTAGATATATAAAAGAAATAAGAGAATATATATTAAGAAATAGTCCTGTCCCAATAGGAACAGTACCTATATATGAAGCTTTAGAAAGAGTAAACGGAATACCTGAAAACTTAACATGGAATATATTTAAAGAAACTATTATTGAACAAGCAAAACAAGGTGTAGATTACTTTACAATCCATTCTGGATTATTGCTAGATCATATTCCTATGACATCTAATAGACTTACAGGAATTGTTTCTAGAGGAGGTTCTATAATAGCTAAATGGTGCTTATTCCATCAAAAAGAAAATTTTTTGTATACTCATTTTGATGAAATATGTGAAATATGTGCAGAATATGATGTGTCTATTTCTTTAGGAGATGGATTAAGACCTGGTTCAATTTATGATGCAAATGATAAAGCTCAATTTTCTGAATTAAAAGAATTAGGAAAATTAACTAAAATAGCTTGGAAGAGAAATGTACAAGTAATGATAGAAGGCCCTGGACATGTTCCAATGCAAATGATTAAAGAGAATATGTCAAAACAAATTGAACACTGTCAACATGCTCCTTTTTATACATTAGGACCATTAGTTACAGATATTGCTCCTGGATATGATCATTTTACTTCAGGAATCGGAGCGGCTTTAATAGCTTGGTTTGGTTGCGCTATGTTGTGCTATGTAACACCCAAAGAACATTTAGGCTTGCCTAATAAAGAAGATGTTAAGGCAGGTTTAATAGCTTATAAAATAGCAGCCCATGCAGCTGATTTAGCAAAAGGGCATCCGGGAGCTCAAATTAGAGATAATGCTTTATCTAAAGCTCGTTTTGAATTTAGATGGGAAGATCAGTTTAATTTATCTATTGATCCTAATACTGCTAGAACTCTACATGATGAAAGTATACCTAATAAATCAGGAAAAACAGCTCATTTTTGTTCTATGTGCGGACCTAAATTTTGTTCAATGAAAATTAGTCAAGAGATTAGAAAAAGTACTATTTCATCTAATTTTAATAAATCAATAAAAAATTAA
- the thiE gene encoding thiamine phosphate synthase, with product MKNFPIITRKIGLYPIVDSTSWIKKLSKFNIKNIQLRIKKKSEFDIEREIITAIKISEIKKINLYINDYWKLAIKHKAYGVHLGQEDLKKANLKLILNSGIKLGVSTRNEIEFNEAISLRPSYIAIGHIFPTGSKKMECMPQGLKKIKTYIQKKDTIPIVAIGGITLKRLPLILNFNIDGFSLISAITKSKNWKFSVLEFLKIIEKYWK from the coding sequence TTGAAAAATTTTCCAATCATTACAAGAAAAATAGGATTGTATCCTATTGTAGATAGTACTAGTTGGATTAAAAAATTATCTAAGTTTAATATTAAAAATATTCAACTTCGAATTAAAAAAAAATCTGAGTTCGATATAGAAAGAGAAATAATAACAGCAATAAAAATTTCTGAAATAAAAAAAATTAATTTATATATTAATGATTATTGGAAATTAGCAATAAAACATAAAGCTTATGGAGTTCATTTAGGCCAAGAAGATTTAAAAAAAGCTAATCTTAAATTAATTTTAAATTCTGGTATAAAACTTGGAGTTTCAACAAGAAATGAAATTGAATTTAATGAAGCAATAAGTCTTCGACCTTCGTATATAGCTATTGGGCATATCTTTCCTACTGGAAGCAAAAAAATGGAATGTATGCCTCAAGGATTAAAAAAAATTAAAACATACATACAAAAAAAAGATACCATTCCGATAGTAGCAATCGGAGGTATTACATTAAAGCGTTTACCATTAATTTTAAATTTTAATATAGATGGTTTTTCTTTAATTAGTGCTATAACAAAATCTAAAAATTGGAAGTTCAGTGTTTTAGAATTTTTAAAAATAATTGAAAAATATTGGAAATAA
- a CDS encoding HesA/MoeB/ThiF family protein, with amino-acid sequence MLNDNDFFRYSRHLLLKEVGIKGQNKIQKSKILIIGLGGLGSVVSMYLLASGVNTLFISDGDVLELSDLQRQIIYDNNQLGKLKSELVKKRLTKMNPNCKITAISEYLNEKNIHFFIKKVDIILDCTDNLTTRRIINKFCVKANKPLLIASAIGFKGQLIVIQPPWKFGCYSCLWPENIKENNNCESLGIFSPITGIIGSFQVLETLKLILNGESSINGKIQLFNGLNLSINQINLKKNIHCSICRGKNENYSE; translated from the coding sequence ATGTTAAATGATAATGATTTTTTTCGTTATAGCCGTCATTTATTATTAAAAGAAGTAGGTATTAAAGGACAAAATAAAATTCAAAAAAGTAAAATATTAATTATTGGATTAGGAGGATTAGGATCAGTTGTATCAATGTATTTATTAGCTTCTGGAGTAAATACTTTATTTATTTCAGATGGAGATGTTTTAGAATTAAGCGATTTACAAAGACAAATTATATATGATAATAATCAATTAGGAAAATTAAAATCCGAATTAGTTAAAAAACGTCTAACAAAAATGAATCCTAATTGTAAAATTACAGCTATATCTGAATATCTTAATGAAAAAAATATTCATTTTTTTATTAAAAAAGTAGATATAATATTAGATTGCACAGATAATTTAACAACCAGAAGAATAATTAACAAATTCTGCGTAAAAGCAAACAAACCTTTGTTAATTGCTTCAGCGATAGGATTTAAAGGACAATTAATTGTTATTCAACCCCCTTGGAAATTTGGATGCTATTCATGTTTATGGCCGGAAAACATTAAAGAAAACAATAATTGTGAATCATTAGGTATTTTTTCTCCTATAACTGGAATAATAGGATCATTTCAAGTATTAGAAACTTTAAAATTAATTTTAAATGGAGAATCATCGATAAATGGAAAAATTCAGCTATTTAATGGATTAAATTTGTCAATTAATCAAATAAATCTAAAAAAAAATATTCATTGTTCTATATGCAGAGGGAAAAATGAAAATTACAGTGAATGA
- the thiS gene encoding sulfur carrier protein ThiS — MKITVNEKELLIKSSLTIIELFKKFPIYSKNSAVSVNNNIIPQKEWKEYNIKDNDQIVLFHIIAGG; from the coding sequence ATGAAAATTACAGTGAATGAAAAAGAACTGCTAATTAAATCCTCATTAACTATAATAGAATTATTTAAAAAATTTCCAATATATTCTAAAAATTCAGCTGTATCTGTAAATAACAATATAATTCCTCAAAAAGAATGGAAAGAATATAATATAAAAGATAACGATCAAATTGTTCTTTTTCATATTATAGCAGGAGGTTAA
- a CDS encoding thiazole synthase: MLKISNKEFHSRLLLGTGKFSSSSIMLQSIQTSETEIVTLSIARIDFKKKQENFLKPLKQLNVKFLPNTSGAKSAEEAVFAAMLAREALNTNWIKLEIHPDTNYLMPDPIETLKAAELLVKKKFVVLPYCSADLVLCKRLEEVGCAAVMPIGSPIGSNKGLQTIDMLKIIIEQSNVPVIIDAGIGAPSDASKAIEIGADAVLVNTAIAVSDDPITMAKSFCLSVKAGYLARKAKLPIKKKYAESTSPLTSFLMTKR, encoded by the coding sequence ATGTTAAAAATATCAAATAAAGAATTTCATTCAAGATTATTATTAGGTACAGGAAAATTTTCTAGTTCATCTATAATGTTACAATCGATTCAAACATCAGAAACAGAAATAGTAACATTATCTATTGCAAGAATTGATTTTAAGAAAAAACAAGAAAATTTTTTAAAACCGCTTAAACAACTAAATGTAAAATTTTTACCTAATACGTCTGGAGCAAAAAGTGCTGAAGAAGCCGTGTTTGCAGCAATGTTAGCTAGAGAAGCTTTGAATACAAATTGGATTAAATTAGAAATTCATCCTGATACTAATTATTTAATGCCTGACCCTATTGAAACATTAAAAGCAGCTGAATTATTAGTAAAAAAAAAATTTGTAGTACTACCATATTGTAGTGCTGATTTAGTTTTATGTAAACGATTAGAAGAGGTAGGTTGTGCAGCGGTTATGCCTATTGGTTCTCCAATTGGAAGTAATAAAGGATTACAAACTATCGATATGTTAAAAATTATTATCGAACAATCTAATGTTCCTGTAATAATAGATGCTGGGATTGGTGCCCCGAGTGATGCTAGTAAAGCAATAGAAATCGGTGCTGATGCTGTTTTAGTTAATACAGCAATAGCAGTTTCTGATGATCCTATTACTATGGCAAAATCTTTTTGTTTATCTGTAAAAGCTGGATATTTAGCTAGAAAAGCTAAATTACCCATAAAAAAGAAGTATGCCGAATCAACTAGCCCCTTGACATCGTTTTTGATGACTAAAAGATAA
- the thiH gene encoding 2-iminoacetate synthase ThiH, protein MKNNFTQEWKVYNWEKIVKSINSKNNLDVKQALSSLEVNSKNIMSLLSPSANQYIEEIAKKAKKLTRQRFGNIVSLYIPLYVSNLCSNICTYCGFSVLNNIKRKILTSEEILEECKSIKELGFEKILLVSGEHEKKVGMDYFRKNLPIIRKNFSTLTIEFQPFSTKNYKELKKIGVDGVLVYQETYNYKSYLQHHLKGKKRDFFFRLNALERVGDAQINNIGIGVLLGLSDSWRADCYYMAMHLLFLKKKYWRSNFSVSFPRIQPCVGGISSKNFISDRELFQLICVFRLFFPDVEFSLSTREEATFRDNVIPIAINSISAYSKTYPGGYSKKLNRTKKREKLKQFEIKDIRTPKEIENMIKKLGLKPIWKDWDYYLGRKCNI, encoded by the coding sequence ATGAAAAACAACTTTACTCAAGAATGGAAAGTGTATAATTGGGAAAAAATTGTTAAAAGCATCAATTCTAAAAATAATTTAGATGTAAAACAAGCATTATCTTCTTTAGAAGTAAATTCGAAAAATATAATGTCACTGTTATCTCCTTCTGCTAATCAATATATTGAAGAAATTGCAAAAAAAGCAAAAAAGTTAACACGTCAAAGATTTGGAAACATTGTTTCATTATATATACCTTTATATGTTTCTAATTTATGTTCTAACATTTGCACTTATTGTGGTTTTTCTGTTCTTAATAATATTAAAAGAAAAATTTTAACTAGTGAAGAAATATTAGAAGAATGTAAATCGATTAAAGAGTTAGGATTTGAAAAAATATTATTAGTTAGTGGTGAACACGAAAAAAAAGTTGGAATGGATTATTTTAGGAAGAATTTACCTATAATTAGAAAAAATTTTAGTACTTTAACAATAGAATTTCAGCCATTCTCTACTAAAAACTATAAAGAATTAAAGAAAATAGGTGTAGATGGAGTTTTAGTATATCAAGAAACATATAATTATAAATCATATTTGCAACATCATTTAAAGGGTAAAAAAAGAGATTTTTTTTTTAGGTTAAATGCCTTAGAAAGAGTAGGAGATGCTCAAATAAATAACATAGGTATAGGAGTTTTGTTAGGGTTATCGGATAGTTGGAGAGCAGATTGTTATTATATGGCAATGCATCTTTTATTTCTTAAAAAAAAATATTGGAGAAGTAATTTTTCAGTTTCTTTTCCTCGTATACAACCATGTGTAGGGGGGATTTCATCAAAAAATTTTATTAGTGATCGAGAGTTATTTCAATTAATTTGTGTTTTTAGATTATTTTTCCCTGATGTAGAATTTTCTCTTTCTACAAGAGAAGAAGCTACTTTTCGAGATAACGTTATTCCTATTGCAATTAATTCTATTAGTGCTTATTCTAAAACATATCCAGGAGGATATTCAAAAAAGTTAAATAGAACAAAAAAAAGAGAAAAATTAAAACAATTTGAAATTAAAGATATTAGAACTCCGAAAGAAATAGAAAATATGATAAAAAAATTAGGATTAAAACCTATTTGGAAAGATTGGGATTATTATTTAGGAAGAAAATGTAACATTTAA